The nucleotide sequence TGTGTCCGGCTACTACACCCATTTGACCCTGAAAACCTTTGGCGTGGACCTTGGCTGGACGACATGGACGGTGGTGTTCATGGCGCTGACGTCCTACCTGGGGCGGGCGAATATTGATTGTGCCGCGAAGATCCTGGTGCCATTGGTGCTGGCAGAGTTCTTCATGCTGTTTTTGCTGGGTATCTCCATTTTCATGGACAAGGGACTCTCGGCTTTTCCCGTTGAGGCGGTATCAATGCAAGCCGTAACGGCGCCTGGCATGGGCGTCGGGCTGATGGTCGCACTGGCTGCGTTCCTGGGTGTCGAGTCTGCGGCGCTCTATGCAATGGAAGCCCGGCGGCCGGAAAAATCCATCCCGGGTGCCACGCGTCTCGCGGTGGCATTGGTGGCAGTCGCCTACTTTGTAATCATCTGGCTGATCGTCGGTGGTATCGGGGCAGGGGCGATCAAGGGCGAAGCGGCAACGGCTCAAGGCGAACTGATCATCAACCTGTTCTCGACGCGCCTGGGCGCCACAACGGCAACCCTTGTTTCGATCATGTTGTGTACGAGCAACTTTGCCTGTTTGTTGTCCCTGCACAATGCGGCAACTCGCTACGTGCATGTCCTGGCCAAGGATCAACATTTGCCGAAGGTGCTGTCGAACATCCATCCCCGGAGAAACTCCCCGGCCAACGCGAGCCTTCTGGTCACCGTGTTGGTTGCAGCCTGCATTGCCATCCCGACGTTGTTGGGCTACGACGCGTTCGTTTTCCTTTTCCCGGTCACGCTGGCGTTGGCAACGCTGGGGCTCATCGGTCTCCAGGCATTCATTTCGCTCGCGGTCGTTGCCCATTTCAACAAAGTTGGTGATCGCCGCTACCTCAAGGTCCTGATCAGCCCGTTGGTGGCACTGCTGGGGCTGGGGTGCGCGGTGTATCTGATCTACGAGAATTACGGACTGCTGACCGGGAGTGAGTCAGGATGGGTGAATGGCACACCGTTGTTTCTGGTGGTGCTGTTCTTTTACGGCGTGATGAAAGGGTCTTCCCGCAATGCTTGATTGAGCCTTTCGCCACACGCATTGGCACCGCATCGGGTCAAGTCGCGCGTTGTGACTGCAATGACTGATGCGGTGATGAGACGAGGGTGGTTAACCGGGGCGCTCAAGCGTCGCCACCCTTGAACGCGCTCAAGCTCAAGTCCACGAAGCTGCGCACTTTGGGGTCCATGTAGCGGCTCGAAGCGAAGACGGCGTGGACGGGGGCAGGGACCTCCGCCCACCCGGGCAGCACGCAGGATAACCTGCCGTCGGCCACATACGGCTCAGCCATGAAACGAGGCAATTGCGCGATTCCCAGGCCTTCGAGCGCGAGATTCTTCGCCGCGATCGTGCTGTTGACGGCACAGCGCGGGGTGGCCGTGACTTTCTCCAGGTTCGCGCCGTTCACCAGGCTCCAGTTTGAGCGGCCGCGCGTTGTCTTCATGATCAGGTCGTGCTGCTTCAGATCGCTGACAGCAGTAATCCCAGGCCCTCGCTTCAAGTAATCAGGGGTCGCGTACAGCCCGTAGGACACCTCGCCCAGCTTGCGCGCCGAAAGTCCTGAATCCTCGAGTGTGCCGACGCGAATGGCAACATCGAAGCCTTCATGAATGATGTCGACCAAACGGTTGGTGTATTCCGCCTCCACCGTCACCTTCGGGGCCTGGCGCAGGAATGCGGCGATCCAGCGGTCCACGACCATGGTGCCGAACTCAGAACCGGCGGTGATTTTAAGCAGCCCTTTCGGCTCCCTGGATTGCTGCGCCACGGCCGCTTCAGCGGCCTCGGCGGCAGTCAGGATGCACATGGCGCGTTCGAAGTAGTCGCGTCCGACTTCCGTCACGCTCAGCCGGCGCGTGGAGCGGATGAGCAATTGTGCGCCGAGCTTTTCTTCCATGCGGCGCACGATGCGGCTGACTCGAGCCTTATCCGTGCCAAGTCGGTCCGCTGCCGTCGTGAAAGAGCCATCGGTGACGACGGCGGCGAAGACTCTCATTTCCGGTAAATCAATTGATGTGTTCATGGACAACAGTCTGTGACTTTGGACTCCATTTATCAATCGACCGAGCGAATCTACAGTGCGCCCCAGGCACCACGTGGTGCTGAACGTCTCTCGGCGCACTACCGCCGAATTGCCATAGAAGGAAGATTCAAGATGACCCAAACCATCGGCATTATCGGCTCCGGCCTGGTGGGCAAGGCAGTCGCTCATCTGGCGGTTGCAGCAGGCTACAACGTCGTGATCAGCAATTCTCGCGGCCCTGAATCCCTTTCCGGGTTGGTACAGGAACTGGGCCCTCTTGCCCGTGCAGGCTCGGTGGCGGAGGCGATCGCCGCCAGCGATATCGTTTCATTGGCCATTCCGCTGGCGAACTTCAAAACCCTGCCGGCCGACCAGTTCGTCGGCAAGGTGGTGCTCGATCAAACCAATTACTACCCGGGAATGGGCGATTTTCGTCGGGCCGATCTCGATCACGGTCAATTGACGTCGAGCGAACTGGTCCAGCAACACCTCAAAGGTGCGAAGGTGGTAAAGGGCATCCACAACATCGGCTGGATCCACATGCAATACAACGCTCGTCCCAAGGGGGATGCCGAACGTACGACCTTGCCGATCGCGGGTGACGACACCGCGGCGAAGGAAACCGTCACGCGTTTCATCGAGACTGTCGGATACAACGTGGTCGATGCCGGTTCACTCGCTGACAGCTGGCGTATCGAACCCAACACGCCGATCTACTTCTGGCCTTATGCGCCTGCCGTTCCCGATGGCCTGACCGAGGAAGAGGCGAAAAATGTCTACCGTCAACGGGGCAAACCGATGTCGCCGGAGCAGGCTCGTCAGTTGATCAGCACTACCAAGAGCCCATCGCCTATCGGCGGGACGCTGGAAGGTCTTCCACCCATCCACATTGCCCTGTTTCTTGAGCTGGCCAGCGCAAACACTGTCCAGGGCTGAGACCTCTACACCGTACGCCAGCCTGGCTGGCGTCCGGTGATCTTGAGGGGGCGCCGGTTTTACTCGTGCAGTGAAATTGATGTCTTCAAGGACAACAGTCTGTCGTTATCCATGCTATTTATCTATTTTTCATGCCTCCCTACAGTGATGTCTTTCACTGTGAGAAAGAGAGGCTGTAATGAAGATAGGAATACTGAACACCGGTAACGTTGGCAGCCGGCTCGCGCGGGCCTGGGCTGCTGCCGATCATCAGTTGGTGCTCGCCAAGGATGGCGAGGATCGCAAGATTGCGCCGTTGCTTGCCGAACTGGGTGACCGCGCCAGCCTGGGCAGTTTTGAACAGGCGGCTCAGTTTGGCGACGCTGTGTTGTTCTCGGTCTATTGGCCCCGGGCAGACGCCGTGATTGACGCGGTGGGCAGCGCGCTCGACGGCAAGATCGTGATCGAGACCATGAATCCGCTCGGCGTCACTGACAACTTTGTGCACTTCCATGACCACGCCTTCATGCGTGACAACTCGACCGCCGAGTATCTGCAACAACGCCTGCCGCGCGCACGGGTGGTCAAGGCATTCAGCCTGTTGGCTGCGCCGGTGCTGGAGGAGGCGGCCTGGTCGTCCTCGCCATCCAGGCCCAACGTTTTCTACGCGACGAATGACCAGGAGGCCGGCCAGGTCGTACGCCGTTTGATTGAAGACGCAGGCTTCACGCCGATCAATGCGGGTTCTTTGCAGGCCGCCCGCCAACTGGAGCAGCTTGGCGTTCTGCTGCACCACATTGCCGAGCACGAATACAACGGCGATGCCGACTTGATTCGGCTGGGTGTCTCGATTGTCGAGGCGATTCCAGGACCCATCGTGCGCGAGCGAATGGCCTGAAGCGCCTGCTCACCCCAACCAGCATTCGAGTTTTTAGGGAGTTTCAGATGCCACAATCGCTTTTGGAAAAAACCGCCCTGGTCACAGGTGGATCGCGGGGAATCGGTCGGTCGATAGCAGAGCGCCTGGCGCGAGAAGGCGCAACGGTCGCTTTGACCTATAACGCCAACAAGTCCGCCGCCGATGAGGTGGTCGAGGGAATCCGGAGTGCCGGAGGCAGCGCCTTCGCGCTACAGGCTGATCTGGCTGATGTGCAGGCCATACCGGCATTGTTCGAACAGCTGGACCGAGAGCTCAGCGACCGAAACGGCAGTAAAGCGCTCGACATTCTCGTCAACAATGCCGGGAATTCCGGCTGGGGCAGTTTCCGCGACGCAACCCCGGACAACTGGGATGCCATTTTTGCGGTCCACGCCCGAGCGCCGTTTTTCGTTGTTCAAGCGGCGCTCAGTCGTCTGCGCGATAACGGGCGAATCATCAACATCACCTCCGGTGCTGGCTCGCGGGCCATGTCGGCAGTGCCAATCTATTCAATGGCCAAAGCCAGTATCAATAACCTGACCCACGCGCTTGCCCAGGAACTGGGCCCCTACGGCATCACGGTGAATGCCGTGGCGCCGGGCTGGGTACGAACAGATATGAACGCGGCCGTGCGTGAAAACGCCGACATGGTGAAAATGATCGAGGCCGACACCGCACTGGGCCGCTTCGGAGAGACCGGCGACATCGCCGCACTCGTGGCGTATCTGGCGGGCGATGAAAGCCGATGGGTGACGGCTCAGATCATTGAGGCAAGTGGCGGCTACAAGCTATAAACCCGTCCGCTGTTTTCGGGACTGAACAGTCCTCACCGGGCTGTCGGGCTGGCGTGATGCAACCCGCCAGCCCGACATCACTCAACCGGCCTTGGCCAGGTCGTCTTCGGCCTCGTGAGCCTGCACCGCCTGCGCAAGGTCTTCGGTCATGCGCAATTCGACGCCCGTCGCCGAATACTGCGCCGCCGCGGCAAACGGCGCCGAAGCCACTGGCACCGGGTGCTCGCGACGACGCCAGACGAAGAATGCCACCATCGCCAGGTTGATCACCGCAAACGCCCAGAACAGCCCCGACGGCCCGCCCCAGGTCATGACCGGGGAAATGGCCATCGGGCTGACCGCAGAGCCCAGCGAGTTGATCAGCAGCAGGCCCTGGATCATGCGCACCAGCGCTCCGTCCGGCGCGCTGTCGGCGGCGTGGCTGACCGCCACCGGGTATACGGCGAACACACCGCCACCGAGCAGGAACATCACCAGCAACATCGGCCAACCCGAAGGTGGCAACAACACGGCAGTGACCGATAGCACGGCGCAGGCGGCGGCCAGGATGATCAGCACGCTCTGGCGGTCCTTGCGGTCCGACCAGCGTCCGACCGGGTATTGCAGGACCATGGCGCCGAAAATCACCGCCGCCATCATGTGCCCGACCTCAGTCACGTTCAGCCCGACTTTCTGCAGGTACAGCGGCAGTAGGGTGTACACCGCCGCGATGGCCACACCGGAACCAAAACAGCCCATGACGCCCGTCGGGGTGATTTTCAGCAACTTGCCCGGGTGCAACGGTTCGGCGCGCTCCACCAGCGGCGTGACCTTGGGCAGCATGACGATCGGCACCAGCGACAGCGATGCCAGCATGGCCGCAATGGTAAACGGCACCGCTTCGCCAGCCCCCATCACCGTGCCCAGGCTCAACTGGCCGAGCAGGCCGGCGCTGTAGAGCGCGATCATGTACAGCGCCAGCAGGCGCCCGCGAATTTTTGGTTCGGCCACCAGCAGCAGCCAGCTTTCCACCACCAGGTACACACCGACGATGGCCCAGCCGTTGATCAGGCGCAGGGCCGACCAGATCCACGGGTCGCTGCACAGCCCTTGCAGGGAAATGGTCACCGCGATCAGCGCGGCAAAGCAGCTGTAGGCCCGAATATGGCCGATGCGCGAAATCAGCCGCTCGTTGAACACCGACCCCAACGTCAGGCCGATGAAATACGCCGACGACACCACCCCCACCATCGTCGCGGAGAAGCCCATGGCATCCAGGCGCAGCGTCGTCAGCGACGACATCAGCGCGCTGCTGATGCTCATGATGAACAAACCCAATAGCGGAGCCAGCGCCATGGACAGCAATTGCACAGACATAACGACCTCAGTGATCAAACAGATAGGCATCGTTGCTGGCATGGGCTTTATTGGAATTGTGCAGCGGGCAACTCAGGGCGCGCATCTTAGCGGGCATGAGCGCGCTGTTGAAGACTGCGGCCGGAAGATTTTCGAGGCATCTTCCAGCGGGCCGATGTTCGGCTGGGTAATTTCATTATCTGCAATAATCAATTGCGTTTTCAAGAGATTCTCTACATCCATGCATTTGTCCGAGGATGGCTTCAGTGTGCTATCCGGAGATCATTCATGGCTGTTTCAGACCTGTTCAAACCGCTCTCGCTGCTGCATGGCCCGGCGATGAGCAACCGCTTCATGCTGGCCCCGCTGACCAATCAACAAAGCGAGCGCGATGGTTGCGCCTCCGAGTTCGATCAACAATGGATCGAACAGGTGGCCCAGGGCGGCTATGGGCTGATTCAAACCTGCGCCACGACGGTGGAATCCAGTGGCATCGCCTTCGAACGTCAATTGGGGATCCACAGCGATCACCATCTGCGTGGCCTGAGCCAGATGGCCGCCGCGATTCGCCGCGGCGGCGGATTATCGGCGGTGCAACTGCACCACGCCGGTCACCGTGCCCGAGCGCAATTCGGCGGTGTGCCCGCG is from Pseudomonas sp. MYb118 and encodes:
- a CDS encoding SDR family NAD(P)-dependent oxidoreductase, which encodes MPQSLLEKTALVTGGSRGIGRSIAERLAREGATVALTYNANKSAADEVVEGIRSAGGSAFALQADLADVQAIPALFEQLDRELSDRNGSKALDILVNNAGNSGWGSFRDATPDNWDAIFAVHARAPFFVVQAALSRLRDNGRIINITSGAGSRAMSAVPIYSMAKASINNLTHALAQELGPYGITVNAVAPGWVRTDMNAAVRENADMVKMIEADTALGRFGETGDIAALVAYLAGDESRWVTAQIIEASGGYKL
- a CDS encoding MFS transporter, whose amino-acid sequence is MSVQLLSMALAPLLGLFIMSISSALMSSLTTLRLDAMGFSATMVGVVSSAYFIGLTLGSVFNERLISRIGHIRAYSCFAALIAVTISLQGLCSDPWIWSALRLINGWAIVGVYLVVESWLLLVAEPKIRGRLLALYMIALYSAGLLGQLSLGTVMGAGEAVPFTIAAMLASLSLVPIVMLPKVTPLVERAEPLHPGKLLKITPTGVMGCFGSGVAIAAVYTLLPLYLQKVGLNVTEVGHMMAAVIFGAMVLQYPVGRWSDRKDRQSVLIILAAACAVLSVTAVLLPPSGWPMLLVMFLLGGGVFAVYPVAVSHAADSAPDGALVRMIQGLLLINSLGSAVSPMAISPVMTWGGPSGLFWAFAVINLAMVAFFVWRRREHPVPVASAPFAAAAQYSATGVELRMTEDLAQAVQAHEAEDDLAKAG
- a CDS encoding APC family permease, whose protein sequence is MTELAESLHENAPSTSEKLTGNLGTWQIALLVIAAAAPLGAVLTAAPIGFQLGNGPGLAGTFLVAGILMVCFSMGYGELIRAIPGAGAFYKYLSVVFGPRVGVGAAWVALASYLAITIALAIVSGYYTHLTLKTFGVDLGWTTWTVVFMALTSYLGRANIDCAAKILVPLVLAEFFMLFLLGISIFMDKGLSAFPVEAVSMQAVTAPGMGVGLMVALAAFLGVESAALYAMEARRPEKSIPGATRLAVALVAVAYFVIIWLIVGGIGAGAIKGEAATAQGELIINLFSTRLGATTATLVSIMLCTSNFACLLSLHNAATRYVHVLAKDQHLPKVLSNIHPRRNSPANASLLVTVLVAACIAIPTLLGYDAFVFLFPVTLALATLGLIGLQAFISLAVVAHFNKVGDRRYLKVLISPLVALLGLGCAVYLIYENYGLLTGSESGWVNGTPLFLVVLFFYGVMKGSSRNA
- a CDS encoding LysR family transcriptional regulator — its product is MNTSIDLPEMRVFAAVVTDGSFTTAADRLGTDKARVSRIVRRMEEKLGAQLLIRSTRRLSVTEVGRDYFERAMCILTAAEAAEAAVAQQSREPKGLLKITAGSEFGTMVVDRWIAAFLRQAPKVTVEAEYTNRLVDIIHEGFDVAIRVGTLEDSGLSARKLGEVSYGLYATPDYLKRGPGITAVSDLKQHDLIMKTTRGRSNWSLVNGANLEKVTATPRCAVNSTIAAKNLALEGLGIAQLPRFMAEPYVADGRLSCVLPGWAEVPAPVHAVFASSRYMDPKVRSFVDLSLSAFKGGDA
- a CDS encoding NADPH-dependent F420 reductase codes for the protein MKIGILNTGNVGSRLARAWAAADHQLVLAKDGEDRKIAPLLAELGDRASLGSFEQAAQFGDAVLFSVYWPRADAVIDAVGSALDGKIVIETMNPLGVTDNFVHFHDHAFMRDNSTAEYLQQRLPRARVVKAFSLLAAPVLEEAAWSSSPSRPNVFYATNDQEAGQVVRRLIEDAGFTPINAGSLQAARQLEQLGVLLHHIAEHEYNGDADLIRLGVSIVEAIPGPIVRERMA
- a CDS encoding NADPH-dependent F420 reductase, with amino-acid sequence MTLDSIYQSTERIYSAPQAPRGAERLSAHYRRIAIEGRFKMTQTIGIIGSGLVGKAVAHLAVAAGYNVVISNSRGPESLSGLVQELGPLARAGSVAEAIAASDIVSLAIPLANFKTLPADQFVGKVVLDQTNYYPGMGDFRRADLDHGQLTSSELVQQHLKGAKVVKGIHNIGWIHMQYNARPKGDAERTTLPIAGDDTAAKETVTRFIETVGYNVVDAGSLADSWRIEPNTPIYFWPYAPAVPDGLTEEEAKNVYRQRGKPMSPEQARQLISTTKSPSPIGGTLEGLPPIHIALFLELASANTVQG